The following proteins are encoded in a genomic region of Arachis ipaensis cultivar K30076 chromosome B02, Araip1.1, whole genome shotgun sequence:
- the LOC107626838 gene encoding uncharacterized protein LOC107626838, translating to MPNVSRAKNLPSSQPPFRNLVTIEETLQTSPSRRNPLTHHSPSLLFTLLLVAAPPSPSSSLRFSSSFPFQFDRVTLISALYTELNEYFFFDLSPIHATCTNSRAFSFDSSPLLISSSRVFTFDSSSLISSSPLRFITALTNVKETVSSLATSSLLCCEASRFPMRQSIDPLQASKFSDERISRRSEINYLGKKTQTLLTSTAHIHLKHIDFPNTPRTFL from the exons atgcctaatgtatctagagcAAAAAACTTG CCTTCATCTCAACCCCCTTTCAGAAACCTTGTCACCATCGAAGAAACCCTTCAAACCTCACCATCACGAAGAAACCCTCTCACTCACCACTCACCGTCGCTCCTCTTCACCCTCCTCCTTGTCGCTGCGCCGCCCTCACCATCGTCATCTCTGCGCTTCTCATCGTCCTTCCCCTTTCAATTCGATCGAGTAACCCTCATTTCTGCGCTATATACTGAGCTTAATGaatattttttctttgatttgTCACCAATTCACGCTACCTGCACAAACTCGCGCGCCTTCTCCTTCGATTCGTCGCCGCTGCTCATCTCTTCTTCAAGGGTTTTCACCTTCGATTCGTCGTCGCTCATCTCTTCTTCACCGTTGCGATTCATCACCGCGCTCACCAA TGTCAAAGAAACTGTGTCCTCTCTAGCAACCTCTTCTCTGCTCTGCTGTGAAGCATCAAGGTTTCCAATGAGGCAAAGCATCGATCCCTTACAAGCAAG CAAGTTCTCTGACGAGCGGATATCTCGGAGATCTGAAATAAATTACTTGGG CAAAAAAACTCAAACGTTGTTGACAAGTACTGCACATATTCATTTGAAGCATATTGATTTTCCAAACACGCCAAGAACCTTTCTCTAG